A stretch of DNA from Candidatus Dadabacteria bacterium:
TGGCAGAGATCTTTCATGAGGCTTTCTAAAAGAAGGGGACTCAGTGAAAATTTCTGCGGTGGTTACGATCTGTGCGTCGAAGGTCCGGTTATCGCGGGACATCACCTTTATCGTCTGGTTCCTTTGCGATAGAGGGTTCTTATTGAATATGTAACGCTCTGTCCTACGCCGAATCGTGCAACGAATCGGCCGTGCGTGCTATCCCCTCGGCAAGGGATACTCGGGGTCGCCAATGCAGGTCGCGGCGCGCCTTGTCAATACGGAAGTAGTGATGCGTATTCAAGTAGCGGACCGCGAACCGGGACACGCCGTCCTCCGGGACCAGGCCCCGTCGCATCACGGCATGGAAGCCCTCCACAATGCCCGCTCCTGCGTACGCCACCCAGTAGGGAATACGTCGTCGGATGGGACCGTACCCTGACGCCATGAGCAGGCGTTCTATGAACTCGAAGAACGGGACCGGTTCCGCGTTCGTCACGAAATATGCCTGACCGGATACCAGCCCGTTCGAGTCAAGGGCCCGTTCCGCGGCCAGCACAGCATCGACCACATTGTCAACATAGACGAAGTCGGACAGCTTCTCCCTCCGGCCAACTTCTCGGATACCCGTCCCGTCCGCCCGTTTGAGAATGTTCGGGAGGAAACGTTGGTCTCCAGGACCGAAGACGAGGTGAGGACGCAGCGCGCATGCCCGGGTTACGCCCTCTGCAGCGAACTCCAGGACACGTCGTTCCGCCTCTATCTTGCTGTCCACGTAGGCGCTCATGGATACTTCCGCATAGGGAAGGGTCTCGTCTCCGGCCTCGATATCCCTGCCCTCGAAAACCACGCTGGCCGAACTGATATGCACAAGTTTGCGTATGCCGGCCCTCCTGCATGCTTCTATCACGTTGACCGTCCCGCCGTAGTTCACGGACCACATTTCATCCCGTGCCGTGTTGCGGGTCTGTACGACGGACGCGCAATGAATAACCGTCTCGCATCCGCGGCAAGCCCGGACGAGGGCCGACAGGTCTCTGATATCCACGTTCAGAAATTGCACGTCGGAGCGAAACGAATGGCAAAGCGGACTGACTACCCGCACATCCCGCCCCTCGTCAGCCAATGCGTGGACAATCGCCCCTCCGATGAATCCGCATCCGCCGGTTACCAGTACGGAACCTTTTATGAGCGCGTTCCGAATATCCAGTCCCATACAGGCGTAATCACTCCGTAATTTCCTCCCTGGCTGTGATGCGCATCGTGGCTTGCGGCCCAGTGGTTCGCGAGCCATGCCAGACGGTAGGGGAGCTGCAGGTTCGTATGATGCAGTATGTTGATGATGGTATGGAGCAAAACGACCGCCAGAAACGCTCCGATACCCAAGGGGCCCACTATCACTATCGAGATTAGCAGGAAAGCCAGCCCCGCGATCATTTCCACCGGGTGCAGGTACAGGGAATCAACGGCGGTAGGATGCAGGTTCATGTGATGAACCCAGTGCACTTTCTGCATGATTTTCCGCACATGCAGCAGACGATGCAGCCAGTAGTACCCGAAATCGTAGAGCAGCAGGACGAGGACGGGATCATACCAGGTGGAAGCTGCATCCCAGTCTATCAGGAGTTCCCCGAACATCACAACCGCGACAAGGTAAAACGCCACGGCGATTGTTCCGTTCATCGAGGTATTTCTGTAACGGTCCTTGAGACGACTGCCGTCTCCCTCGGCTATTCTCCAGTCATAGAGCTTAGAGTAGGCAATCTGGGCCCCGGCCATAAATCCGCTCATCACCAGGATTGCGCTTATTATATAGGTCATCTGGGCATCCTTCGTCCGGCCGTACTCAATCTAAGTCTCATTTCGGGAGCGTAACTTGTTGCGGTCATTGCCTGACTCCTTCCAAAAGTAAATTTAACATATACGGCAGATGCGGGAAACAAGTTAAATCGACCGGATTTTTCGTAACTATTGTATATAATTCCCTGACTGAGGGCCCGATATAAACCGAGGCAGAAAATGATCGATCTCTACACGGCGGCCACGCCGAACGGCAAGAAGGTTTCAATAATGCTTGAAGAACTGGGAGTCGCCTACAAGGTTCACGCGCTTAACCTCTCTGAGTTTGAACACAAGGAGCCGTGGTTTCTCGAGATAAACCCGAACGGGAAAATACCCGCGATAGTTGACAATGACGACGGCACGGCGGTTTTTGAGTCAGGAGCCATACTCATATATCTTGCCGACAAGTTCGGAAGCTTTCTTCCGCCCCTCGGAGACAGTCGCAGAACAACGTGCATCGAGTGGCTCATGTTCCAGATGTCGGCTGTGGGGCCCATGCAGGGACAGCTGAACGTCTTTTTAAAGTACGCCCCGGAAAAAATACCCTATGCCATAAAGAGATACACCGAGGAGACTAAAAGGCTCTACTCGATACTCGACGAAAGACTCTCTGAGGTGGAGTACCTAGCGGAAAACTATTCGATCGCCGACATAGCCACGTGGCCCTGGATAAACGCTTACGACTGGGCGGAACTGGATCTCGGGGCTTTTCCGAATCTTACCAGGTGGCATGCCGAAGTTGGCGAAAGGCCCGCCGTGATAAGAGGAAACGGGGTTCCCCCAAGCCCGAAGGAAGAGGAAACGGAAGAAGAGAGGATAAGGAGAATTCAGAAACTGCTTTCCTAGTCCTCCTGTGTCCGAGACGGGGGAGGCGGAAAAATCTCTGTCTGCCTTTCCGTCAAAAAGACAAAAAGGCTTTTTACAGCATTTGGGTTCTTTCTTGATGTCCGAGGATAAGAAAAAAGACCGGATCGTACTGGTGACTGGGGCAAGCGGTTATGTCGGCGGGCGACTGGTCCCGGCTCTGGAGGAAAGGGGAGAGCGGGTGCGCTGTCTTGCCCGCAACCCCGGATATCTCGCCGGTCGTTTCTCTCCCGATACCCGGATTGTCGCCGGCGATGTGCTTGACACCGATTCTCTTGAGACCGCGCTTGCGGGAGTGGACACGGCTTACTACATGGTCCATTCCATGGGTTCCGGTGACAACTTCGAAGAGCAGGACCGTATCGGGGCGCGTAATTTTGCCCGGGTTGCACGCCGACATGGAGTGCGTCGAATCATTTACCTGGGAGGACTGTTCGGAGACGGCAAACTTTCCTCTCACTTGGCGAGCCGCAGGGAAGTAGGGGATATTCTGGCCTCAGAAGGTCCCCTGACCTTGGAATTTCGCGCCTCAATCATAATCGGCTCGGGACCGCTTTCTTTTGAGTTGCTGCGAAGTCTGGTTGACAGGCTGCCGCTTATGGTTACCCCGAGCTGGGTGAGAACATTAACCCAGCCCATCGCCATCGAAGACATAATAGCCTATCTTGTTTACGGCCTGGATCTGGAACTGCAAGACAGCGCGGTTTTCGAAATCGCCGGTCCCGACCAGGTTACCTACGGCGAACTGATGAATGAATATGCCCGCCAGATCGGCGTGCGGCGCCTTATGATTCCGGTGCCTGTCCTGAGTCCCAATCTCTCGAGTCTCTGGCTGGGGCTTGTGACTCCTCTTTATGCTAGGGTGGGCAGAAAACTCGTTGACGGTTTACGCAACGAGACGATTGTCCGCGATAAGGCGGCCCTCAAGTGTTTCCCGGTACATCCCCTGGGAGTACGTCAAGCGATAGACCGGGCCCTTAAGCGGGAGGATATGGAGATTGCCCAGACCCGCTGGAGCGACGCCGTGTCTTCAGGTGGTAACCG
This window harbors:
- a CDS encoding NAD-dependent epimerase/dehydratase family protein; the protein is MGLDIRNALIKGSVLVTGGCGFIGGAIVHALADEGRDVRVVSPLCHSFRSDVQFLNVDIRDLSALVRACRGCETVIHCASVVQTRNTARDEMWSVNYGGTVNVIEACRRAGIRKLVHISSASVVFEGRDIEAGDETLPYAEVSMSAYVDSKIEAERRVLEFAAEGVTRACALRPHLVFGPGDQRFLPNILKRADGTGIREVGRREKLSDFVYVDNVVDAVLAAERALDSNGLVSGQAYFVTNAEPVPFFEFIERLLMASGYGPIRRRIPYWVAYAGAGIVEGFHAVMRRGLVPEDGVSRFAVRYLNTHHYFRIDKARRDLHWRPRVSLAEGIARTADSLHDSA
- a CDS encoding sterol desaturase family protein, with the translated sequence MTYIISAILVMSGFMAGAQIAYSKLYDWRIAEGDGSRLKDRYRNTSMNGTIAVAFYLVAVVMFGELLIDWDAASTWYDPVLVLLLYDFGYYWLHRLLHVRKIMQKVHWVHHMNLHPTAVDSLYLHPVEMIAGLAFLLISIVIVGPLGIGAFLAVVLLHTIINILHHTNLQLPYRLAWLANHWAASHDAHHSQGGNYGVITPVWDWIFGTRS
- a CDS encoding glutathione S-transferase N-terminal domain-containing protein, with amino-acid sequence MIDLYTAATPNGKKVSIMLEELGVAYKVHALNLSEFEHKEPWFLEINPNGKIPAIVDNDDGTAVFESGAILIYLADKFGSFLPPLGDSRRTTCIEWLMFQMSAVGPMQGQLNVFLKYAPEKIPYAIKRYTEETKRLYSILDERLSEVEYLAENYSIADIATWPWINAYDWAELDLGAFPNLTRWHAEVGERPAVIRGNGVPPSPKEEETEEERIRRIQKLLS
- a CDS encoding SDR family oxidoreductase, whose translation is MSEDKKKDRIVLVTGASGYVGGRLVPALEERGERVRCLARNPGYLAGRFSPDTRIVAGDVLDTDSLETALAGVDTAYYMVHSMGSGDNFEEQDRIGARNFARVARRHGVRRIIYLGGLFGDGKLSSHLASRREVGDILASEGPLTLEFRASIIIGSGPLSFELLRSLVDRLPLMVTPSWVRTLTQPIAIEDIIAYLVYGLDLELQDSAVFEIAGPDQVTYGELMNEYARQIGVRRLMIPVPVLSPNLSSLWLGLVTPLYARVGRKLVDGLRNETIVRDKAALKCFPVHPLGVRQAIDRALKREDMEIAQTRWSDAVSSGGNRLSWGGGRFGSRLIDCQRTVVNVDPARAFAPIRRIGGDQGWYFATWIWYLRGLVDLLVGGVGMRRGRRHPTDLRPGDPLDFWRVEAYEENRLLSLRAEMRLPGQAWLQFEVEPAEKGSRITQTAVFRPLGLGGLIYWYGLYPIHWIIFRQMIKGIARRAAY